A stretch of Bordetella genomosp. 13 DNA encodes these proteins:
- a CDS encoding MFS transporter has protein sequence MRNEPMQMVLEGLRRRPVLEVTLACLAVLLLAQALIGALSLSALNRLVADTTADRVEVATRQVAGGIQNGLRLGKPLGQFFGLSNQLREGVGAARDVHGAVVVVADGRPVAAQGRPVAALDALARALRAPAGAPLPEGVARRGSGTLVSNAEGMVTVAVPLIDGTGQLAGAVMLSVAPDVAATRQLLLDNIKVLLLVTAVVGLGLAAAFKYAIPLTTLATGGRARFLVPLAALLVAQGVYAGYTISTFRSASLDVARGNITALAEGLQRDLNRVIGYGIPLDRMRGIEKQFARLAGTFPAISTIDLVQDGRVLNRADANGALPAKGLPRAAEVADDLTLVLPLSGQFGASTIRGSLVLHLSEDVIAAGVRGRVIDAATVVLVALVAAVEMLLLLSLLMNRAFSARGFNPEGKHVGPDDVSEIGRIARPVMFGFLFAWALPLGFLPLYARSLSTGGLDLPANLMMALPISVEMGCGLLTALLAGGLTDRRGWHVPVLGGLGVSFLGLVACAAAPSLPWFSAARGLVGLGYGLTWMGLQGFVVTSSPAQYRGRNMTGVIAGLFAGHLSGAAVGAMLMEQLGFRAVFVVGAVMLVMPLLGVLVLMRPYMERAAARARASVPRARARLSETLSLLCTRDFGLLLLGSVIPFSIAQVGLLSFALPLYLEAEGVAASSIGRVLMIYGVCVIYLGPLMGRMVDRSNSAKKYWIVIGGVVGSAGMLGLYFNSGLLAASCAVLMLALASCFSGASQSPYMLALPDVQRYGAAGATSVLRAADKLGQMAGPLVVGAMFGAAGMGAGLAITGVIYLLATLLFLAFAPARARQQTAGAATTA, from the coding sequence ATGCGTAACGAACCCATGCAGATGGTGCTGGAAGGCCTGCGGCGCCGTCCTGTACTGGAAGTCACACTGGCGTGCCTCGCGGTGCTGCTGCTGGCCCAGGCCCTCATCGGGGCGCTCAGTCTCTCCGCGTTGAATCGACTCGTGGCGGATACCACCGCCGATCGCGTCGAAGTGGCCACCCGTCAGGTGGCGGGCGGCATACAGAACGGCCTGCGGCTGGGCAAGCCGCTGGGTCAGTTCTTCGGCCTCAGCAATCAGTTGCGCGAAGGCGTCGGCGCCGCGCGCGACGTGCATGGCGCGGTGGTCGTCGTGGCGGATGGCCGGCCGGTGGCGGCCCAGGGCCGCCCCGTCGCCGCGCTGGATGCGCTTGCGCGCGCGTTGCGTGCGCCGGCGGGCGCGCCCCTGCCGGAAGGTGTCGCACGGCGCGGCAGCGGCACCCTTGTCTCCAATGCCGAAGGCATGGTCACCGTGGCGGTGCCGCTCATCGATGGCACCGGCCAGCTCGCGGGCGCGGTCATGCTGTCCGTGGCGCCCGACGTGGCGGCCACCCGGCAATTGCTGCTGGACAACATCAAGGTGCTGCTGCTGGTCACGGCGGTCGTGGGGCTGGGCCTTGCCGCGGCCTTCAAATACGCCATCCCGCTGACCACGCTGGCCACGGGCGGGCGTGCGCGGTTCCTGGTGCCTCTGGCCGCGCTGCTGGTGGCGCAGGGCGTGTATGCCGGCTACACCATCTCCACCTTCCGCAGCGCTTCGCTGGACGTGGCGCGCGGCAACATCACCGCGCTTGCCGAAGGCCTGCAGCGCGACCTCAACCGCGTCATCGGCTACGGCATTCCCCTGGACCGCATGCGCGGCATCGAAAAGCAGTTCGCGCGTCTGGCCGGCACTTTCCCGGCCATCAGCACCATCGATCTTGTGCAGGACGGCCGCGTGCTGAACCGCGCCGACGCCAACGGCGCGCTGCCCGCCAAGGGCCTGCCGCGCGCCGCCGAAGTCGCCGACGACCTGACGCTGGTGCTGCCGCTGTCGGGGCAGTTCGGGGCCTCCACCATCCGGGGCAGTCTCGTCCTGCACCTCTCCGAGGACGTGATCGCCGCCGGCGTGCGCGGCCGGGTGATCGACGCCGCCACCGTGGTGCTGGTGGCGCTGGTGGCCGCTGTCGAGATGCTGCTGCTGCTGTCGCTGCTGATGAACCGCGCGTTCTCGGCGCGCGGCTTCAATCCCGAAGGCAAGCACGTCGGCCCGGACGACGTGTCCGAGATCGGGCGCATCGCGCGCCCCGTGATGTTCGGCTTCCTGTTCGCGTGGGCGCTGCCGCTGGGCTTCCTGCCGCTGTATGCGCGCAGCCTGTCCACCGGCGGTCTCGACCTGCCGGCCAACCTCATGATGGCGCTGCCCATTTCCGTAGAGATGGGCTGCGGCCTGCTGACCGCGCTGCTGGCCGGCGGCCTCACCGATCGCAGGGGCTGGCACGTGCCGGTGCTGGGGGGCCTGGGTGTGTCGTTCCTGGGCCTGGTGGCCTGCGCCGCCGCACCCAGCCTGCCGTGGTTTTCCGCCGCGCGCGGCCTGGTCGGGCTGGGCTATGGCCTGACCTGGATGGGCCTGCAGGGCTTCGTGGTCACCAGCAGTCCCGCGCAGTACCGCGGCCGCAACATGACGGGCGTCATCGCCGGCCTGTTCGCGGGCCACCTGTCGGGCGCCGCGGTGGGCGCCATGCTGATGGAGCAGCTCGGTTTCCGGGCGGTGTTCGTGGTGGGCGCGGTGATGCTGGTGATGCCGCTGCTGGGCGTGCTGGTGCTGATGCGGCCTTACATGGAACGCGCGGCGGCCAGGGCTCGCGCATCGGTGCCGCGCGCGCGTGCGCGGCTGTCCGAAACGCTCAGCCTGCTGTGCACGCGCGACTTCGGTCTGCTGTTGCTCGGCAGCGTGATCCCGTTCTCGATCGCCCAGGTCGGCCTGCTGTCCTTCGCGCTGCCCCTGTATCTCGAGGCCGAGGGCGTGGCCGCGTCCAGCATCGGCCGCGTGCTGATGATCTACGGCGTGTGCGTCATCTACCTGGGGCCGCTGATGGGCCGCATGGTCGATCGTTCCAACAGCGCCAAGAAGTACTGGATCGTGATCGGCGGCGTGGTCGGCAGCGCCGGCATGCTGGGCCTGTACTTCAACAGCGGGTTGCTGGCCGCTTCGTGCGCCGTGCTGATGCTGGCGCTGGCCAGTTGCTTCTCGGGCGCGTCGCAGTCGCCGTACATGCTGGCCCTGCCCGACGTGCAGCGCTATGGCGCGGCCGGCGCCACCAGCGTGCTGCGCGCCGCGGACAAGCTGGGCCAGATGGCGGGTCCGCTGGTGGTGGGAGCCATGTTCGGCGCGGCCGGCATGGGCGCCGGCCTGGCCATCACCGGCGTGATCTATCTGCTGGCGACCTTGCTGTTCCTGGCCTTTGCGCCGGCGCGTGCGCGCCAGCAGACGGCCGGCGCCGCCACGACGGCCTGA